The proteins below come from a single Rhizobium etli CFN 42 genomic window:
- a CDS encoding sugar ABC transporter ATP-binding protein: protein MNHSSDIPSPDAPATPFLSLFGVGKTFPGVVALEGLSLDIVPGEVIGLVGENGAGKSTLMNILGGVIAPDRGTILLDGAELRHLTVESSIASGIAFVHQELNLFDNLDVAANIFLGREPLKAGPFKFVDRARLREMVTPLLKRVGAHFSADTPVASLSLAEQQMVEIAKALSIKARLVIFDEPTSSLPLAETERLLNIIKSLKADGISVIFISHRLHEVECVADRVVVLRDGTLVGTLAKKDIGHDQMVKLMIGRLLAARTAKPQRSPGPVALKVNGVRTEAYPSRPVDLEIRYGEILGLAGLVGSGRTELARVLFGIDRSYGGAILQDGRQIAIGSARDAVARGIFLVPEDRKRNGILLDLPIAQNITLADLPRISSRFMVSAEREIEAAEKQRVRLGIKAPSVSTRTGTLSGGNQQKVVLAKWLSMSPRVMIFDEPTRGIDIGAKNEIYGMMRALADAGVAILMISSDMEEVIGVSDRIAVMHEGQIAGILEEDEFSQESVLLLAVGKSVK from the coding sequence ATGAATCATAGCTCAGACATCCCGTCACCGGACGCGCCTGCAACGCCGTTCCTTTCGCTTTTCGGCGTTGGCAAGACTTTTCCAGGCGTTGTAGCGCTTGAGGGGTTGTCGCTCGACATCGTGCCGGGAGAGGTTATCGGCTTGGTCGGCGAGAACGGGGCCGGCAAATCGACGCTGATGAATATTCTTGGCGGCGTGATCGCTCCGGATCGGGGCACGATCCTGCTCGATGGCGCAGAGCTTCGCCACCTCACTGTGGAGTCGAGCATCGCATCCGGCATCGCCTTCGTGCATCAAGAGCTCAACCTCTTTGACAATCTCGACGTTGCCGCCAATATTTTTCTGGGCCGCGAGCCGCTGAAAGCGGGACCTTTCAAGTTTGTCGATCGCGCACGGCTTCGAGAGATGGTGACCCCGCTCTTGAAGCGGGTAGGGGCACATTTTTCCGCCGACACACCCGTTGCGTCGCTTTCCCTTGCCGAGCAACAGATGGTGGAAATCGCCAAGGCGCTGTCCATCAAGGCTCGGCTTGTCATCTTCGACGAACCCACTTCCAGCCTGCCGCTGGCCGAAACCGAGCGGCTGCTGAACATCATCAAATCGCTGAAAGCGGATGGTATCAGTGTAATCTTCATCTCGCACCGCCTCCACGAGGTTGAGTGCGTAGCAGACCGGGTGGTCGTCTTGCGCGACGGCACGCTCGTGGGTACGCTCGCCAAGAAGGACATTGGCCATGATCAGATGGTCAAGCTGATGATCGGCCGGTTGCTCGCAGCACGAACGGCAAAACCGCAGCGTTCGCCAGGCCCGGTCGCATTGAAGGTAAACGGCGTGCGCACCGAGGCCTATCCCAGCCGCCCCGTTGACCTGGAAATCAGATACGGAGAAATCCTGGGGCTTGCAGGCCTCGTCGGGTCGGGCCGCACCGAGCTTGCAAGGGTACTCTTCGGCATCGACCGGAGTTACGGCGGAGCCATTCTGCAGGACGGACGCCAAATCGCGATCGGTTCTGCTCGGGACGCTGTCGCCCGCGGCATCTTTCTGGTGCCGGAGGATCGCAAACGCAATGGCATTCTTCTTGATCTTCCGATCGCCCAGAACATCACCCTTGCCGATCTCCCCAGGATTTCCAGCCGCTTCATGGTCTCCGCTGAACGGGAGATCGAGGCCGCTGAAAAGCAGCGTGTTCGTCTCGGTATCAAAGCGCCGTCGGTTTCGACGCGAACCGGCACTCTGTCCGGCGGCAACCAGCAGAAGGTGGTTCTGGCCAAATGGTTGTCGATGAGCCCGAGGGTAATGATCTTCGATGAGCCGACACGCGGCATCGATATCGGCGCGAAGAACGAAATCTACGGCATGATGCGAGCGCTTGCCGATGCCGGTGTCGCGATCCTGATGATCTCCAGCGACATGGAAGAGGTGATCGGCGTTTCTGACCGTATTGCCGTCATGCACGAGGGCCAGATCGCCGGCATTCTCGAAGAGGACGAATTCAGCCAGGAAAGCGTCCTTTTGCTTGCTGTCGGCAAAAGCGTAAAATAG
- a CDS encoding sugar-binding protein, with translation MKQLKRNAALFLAGLILSAAPIAVSDAADKPTLAFVVNGASDFWKAAEAGVKKAQAELPDYQLELKYPEQASVAIQQRLMEDLVSAGVKGIMVSAVDPKTQTEGLNKIGSQTALFTTDSDAPQTNRVAYIGSSNIDAGLQAAEIAKKAMPDGGKCIGFVGLLGADNAKERIQGMKDGLKGTKIELTDVRGDDIDQTRAKKNVEDALVASPDVTCMVGFYSYNTPRIYEALRDAGKLGQITVVGFDDDPITLGGVKEGTVAATVVQQPFEWAYQGMKLMAAYLKGDKSGVPSNGLIIIPTVIIGKDDVDKYAANLKAMAGK, from the coding sequence ATGAAACAGCTGAAACGGAATGCAGCCTTGTTCCTTGCCGGGCTGATACTGAGCGCGGCGCCGATTGCAGTATCCGATGCCGCCGACAAACCGACTCTTGCTTTCGTCGTCAACGGAGCGTCTGACTTCTGGAAAGCTGCGGAAGCGGGCGTGAAGAAGGCCCAGGCCGAATTGCCGGATTACCAACTGGAGCTGAAGTACCCTGAGCAGGCATCGGTAGCCATCCAGCAGCGCCTGATGGAAGACCTAGTCAGTGCTGGCGTAAAGGGGATCATGGTTTCCGCAGTCGACCCCAAAACTCAGACCGAGGGCTTGAACAAGATCGGCTCACAAACAGCTCTCTTCACGACCGACAGTGACGCGCCGCAGACCAACCGCGTCGCTTATATCGGCTCATCCAATATCGACGCCGGTCTGCAGGCGGCCGAAATCGCGAAGAAGGCAATGCCGGATGGCGGCAAGTGCATCGGTTTTGTCGGGCTCCTCGGAGCCGATAATGCCAAGGAACGCATTCAGGGCATGAAGGATGGTCTTAAGGGCACGAAGATCGAGCTGACAGATGTGCGCGGCGACGATATCGACCAGACGCGCGCAAAAAAGAATGTCGAGGATGCACTGGTGGCCAGTCCGGACGTGACCTGCATGGTCGGCTTCTACTCTTATAACACGCCACGCATCTATGAGGCGCTGCGCGACGCCGGAAAGCTCGGCCAGATCACTGTCGTCGGCTTTGACGACGATCCGATCACGCTCGGCGGCGTCAAAGAAGGCACGGTCGCGGCAACCGTCGTGCAGCAGCCATTCGAATGGGCTTATCAGGGGATGAAGCTGATGGCCGCCTACCTCAAGGGCGACAAGTCCGGTGTTCCCAGCAACGGCTTGATCATCATTCCGACAGTGATCATCGGCAAGGATGACGTCGACAAATATGCCGCTAACCTGAAGGCGATGGCTGGAAAGTAA